Below is a genomic region from Triticum dicoccoides isolate Atlit2015 ecotype Zavitan chromosome 5A, WEW_v2.0, whole genome shotgun sequence.
agtgaagatcaatgagtagtcgaataattatgcaactatatgaagactctctaacatttaagaatttcagatcttggtattttatttaaacagcaagcaaaactaaataaaataaaataaaatgacgctccaagcaaaacacatatcatgtggtaaataaaaatatagctccaagtaaagttatcgatagacgaagacgaaagaggggatgccttccggggcatccccaagcttaggctcttggttgtccttgaatatttccttggggttccttgggcatccccaatcttagggtcttgccactccttattccatagtccatcgaatctttacccaaaacttgaaaacttcacaacacaaaacttaacagaaaactcgtaagctccgttagtataagaaaataaatcaccacttaggtactgttgtgaactcattgtaaattcatattggtgtaatatctaatgtattacaacttctctatggttcataccctccgatactactcatagattcatcaaaataagcaaacaacacaataaaaacagaatctgtcgaaaacagaacagtctgtagtaatctgaatcaaacgtatacttctggaacacataaaattctaaaataaattgctggacgtgaggaacttatatattaatcatattaaaaaagaattaactaaatatcactctccaaacaaaaatggcagcaattcttgtgagcgctaaagtttctgttttttacagcaagatcaacaagactttccccaagtcttcccaacggctctacttggcacaaacactaattaaaacataaaaactcaatcataacagaggctatataaattatttattactaaacaagagcaaaaagcaaggaaaaaataaaattgtgttgcctcccaacaagcgctatcgtttaacgcccctagctaggcatgatgatttcaatgatgctcacataaaggataagaattgaaacataaagagagcatcatgaataatatgactaacacatttaagtctaacccacttcctatgcatagggattttgtgagcaaacaacttatgggaacaataatcaactagcataggaaggcaaaacaagcataacttcaaaactttaagcacatagagaggaaacttgatattattgcaattcctacaagcatatattcctccctcataataattttcagtagaatcatgaatgaattcaacaatataaccagcacctaaagcattcttttcatgatctacaatcataaaaaatttattactctccacataagcaaaattcttctcattcggaatagtgggagcaaactcaacaaaataattatcatgtgaggcataatccaattgaaaactaaaatcatgatgacaagtttcatggatatcattgttctttatagcatacaattcatcaaaataatcatcatagatagcaactttgttctcataatcaattggaacctcttccagaatagtggattcatcacaaaataaagtcatgacatctccaaatccactttcatcaatataatcatcataaataggaggcatgctttcatcataataaatttgctcatcaaaacttgagggacaaaaaatatcatcttcatcaaacatagcttccccaagcttgtggctttgcatatcattagcatcatggatattcaaggaattcatactaacaacattgcaatcatgctcatcattcaaatatttagtgccaaatattttaatgcattcttcttctaacactttggcacaattttcctttccatcatactcacgaaagatattaaaaagatgaagcgtatgaggtaaactcagatccattttttatagttttattttataaactaaactagtgataaaacaagaaacaaaaagatccgattgcaagatctaaagatataccttcaagcacccacctccccggcaacggcgccagaaaagagcttgatgtctactacacaaccttcttcttgtagacgttgttgggcctccaagtgcagaggtttgtaggacagtagcaaatttccctcaagtgaatgacctaaggtttatcaatccgtaggaggcgtaggatgaagatggtctctctcaagcaaccctaaaccaaataacaaaaagtctcttgtgtccccaacacacccaatacaatggtaaattgtataggtgcactagttcggcgaagagatggtgatacaagtggtatatggatggtagataatagtttttgtaatctgaaaatataaaaacaacaaggtaactaatgataaaagtgagcgtaaacggtattgcaatgctaggaaacaaggcctagggttcatactttcactagtgcaagtcctctcaatagtaataacataattggatcacataactatccctcaacatgcaacaaagagtcactccaaagtcactaatagcggagaacgaacgaagagattatggtaggatacgaaaccacctcaaagttattctttccaatcaatccgttgggctattcctataagtgtcactacAAGAAAATATATCATTTGCCACCAGATATTTTGTCACCAAGCGGTTTGGTGGCTGAAGATGTACTAATTGCAACCAGCTAATTAGTTCCTTGGTCACCATAGGCCTATGTGTTGTACCCTCACGACTTTGTATCCAGTGAAGAAATAGCAACCAAGGGCTAGTATGCAAAAAGGCAAGTCACCTTCCTAGCGTCTCCCCAAATCCCCCAAATCAGATCGACATCCCTGGCGGCGGCCGACGCGTTCCTTGGTGGCTGACTCGTTCCTGCCGGCGGAGGGGGCGGCGGAAGGCGGAGGGCGCGCTCCCCGCGACGGCTGGCGTTTTCCTCGCGGCAGAAGAGAGGGGGGCTCTTCCTTGCGGCAGCGGCGGGCGTGTTcctcgcgacggcggcggcgacgggcgtgtTCCTCGCGACGGCAGCGGCGGGCTTGTCCCTTGCGGCGGTGGTGGCAGCTCGGCTGCGTGGGGGGAGGTgaagcagcggcggcagcggccgcGTGGTCGAAGGGAAGGGGCGCCTAGGGTTCCTCCTTCCCCGACCCCAACCAGCTCTGCAGGAACCGACGCCCCAAGCTCGCCAACGAGATCTCGCTCTCACCGTGAACACCAGAAAAAGCTTCAACCCGTAAGACTGATCTCCTCTCTGTCCTTGCCTCCTTCCCTGTGTCTCTCCATTAATTTCCTTGGAGTACTTGATGGCTAGATCATGCACTTCAAGTGTTTGTGGAAATGTGTAAGTAAAATATACATGTAGCTTACCGTTTGTGATTTGGAAACTGGCTTGGCCTACCATGTAGAGTTCGGTTGTGTGATTTGAATATAATGTCAATATTGGCTTGGTCCGGTTGATGTGTTGTGTAGAATAATGGCAATACTGAGAGTTAGATTATCCGGAGAGTTAGATTATCCTCTTCAAAACCAGAGTAGTAGAATAATGGCAATACTGCCGTGCCCAACCGGGCCATAATATACATATAGTCTTGGTTTTGCTTGTAGTAAAATATACAGCATAATGTTACTGCATATTGATACTTACAACATCAGGACTTGTAGTATATGTTAGTAGTACAATGTTTAGAAAGGATATGCAGTTCTGTGATGACTATCTTCAAATACTGTTCTGTGAAGACTGTCTTTGTATAATGTTGTAGTATAATATTTGAAGACTGTCTTTGTATACAATTCTAGTATAAAATTATAGAGTTCCATGGCTGCTGTTGTTGTGATATTATATTTTAGTATAATGTTACTACATataaaataattacataagaaagCTGCGTGTTTAGTTTGATAAAGTGCAAGTTTTCTTTTGAAAATACAGTGGCAATGTGACATATATATGGGGTACTGTAGGATTGTTATTTTGATAAATATAAGCCTGATTTAACCGAAATTCAGTAGATCAATTAGTTTATCATGTCGGGTGGACTCGTTGAAAATGATTGATATATCTAGCCTGATTCCTTTCGTGATTGAGGTGTTTACCGGCAGATATAATGATTTGTAGCTAATGTGGTTATGTTGTTATATTTTACATTTCTAGTACTTTGGTTCACTTGTAGAGTGCTTGTGCAGGAAAAGATATAGTATGGATAAGAGTTGGATGAGGTTGCCTGATAGGTTTTCAAGTGATTACATTTCAGGGGTGAATGCATTCATTGATTTTGCTTGTCAACATAACAGCGGCAATGATAAGATGCGTTGCCCTTGTGAAACTTGTATGAATATAAGTCAGCAGAGTGTCAGTCAAGTTCGAACCCATTTGTTATTGTATGGTATACAAACTTCATACACAAAATGGATATTCCATGGAGAACAAGTTAGCAATGATGAAGACCAAGTTGATGAGTCACTTGAAAATGAGGAAGATCTTGATGATTTTGATGGATTTGATATGGTCCAAGATCTGCTAGGAGATATCCATAGAGCCACGGTTGGGGTTGACGAGCAAGAGAACCATAATCCTGCTGGAGGTAGCATTCCGGAGCCCAATGAGTCATCGACCAGATTTGACGGCTTGCTGAGAAGTGCACAACGTGAGCTATACCCGGGCTGCAAAGGCCACTCGGTGCTATCCTTTGTTTTAAAGCTGGTACACCTCAAAGATCTTAACCATTGGAGCAACAAATCTTTTGACATGTTACTCAAGCTTCAAAAGGAGGCTTTGCCAGCTGGTAACTCGCTTCCAGCCACGTACTATGAAGCAAAGAAGATGTTGAGAGATCTAGGGCTAGGTTATGAAAGTATTGATGCTTGCAAAAATGATTGTGTTCTATTCTGGAAGGAGCATGAGGACAAGGATGAGTGCCCAGTTTGTAAGGAATCGAGGTGGAAGACACAGAAGGGCAAGGGGAAGCAAGTACCTCAGAAAGTGTTGCGCTACTTTCCCTTAATCCCTAGATTACAACGGCttttcatgaacaaggaaatagctTCAGATTTGCGTTATCATAGGGATAAGAGAGTTGTCGAACCAAATGTGTTGAGGGGTCCTCCGGATGGCGATGCTTGGAAACATATGGATAAGATATATCCCTGGCTGGAAGAAGACCCTCGCCATTTGCGGCTCGGGGTTGGCACCGATGGTTTCAACCCATTTGGAATTATGAGTAGCTCATATAGTGTGTGGCCTGTCATTGTAGTTGTGTATAACTTGCCTCCATGGAGAAGCATGAAAGAGCCCTTCCTGCTCATGACATTATTGATCCCTGGGAAGAAGTCACCGGGAAGGGACATTGATGTGTATTTGAGGCCATTGGTTGAAGAACTAAAGCAATTATTTAATCCAGGAGTTGTTACTTTTGACGCTGTTGAAGGAGGTACTTTCAATATGCGTGCAATATTGCTATGGACTATCCACGACCTTCCAGCACTAGGTTCAGTATTTGGGTATTCTACAATGGGCTACAAGGCATGCCCTGTTTGCCTAGATGGAACCTATTCGCAACCACTTCGAAGCAAAATTGGTTTCTTAGGCCATAGGAGGTACTTGCCTATTCTCCATAGGTGGCGCAAAAGTAAGGCCTTCAATGGTAAGAATGAGAAAGCGTTGCCACCAAAACAACTATCTGGGAAAGACATTTTTGAATTGTTGCAGAAGTTAGATCATCTCCAGGGCTTCAAATACGGAAAACACCCTGGAAATAAGAAAAGAAAGGCATCTTCAAAGGACATGCCAGGGAAAAATTTCACAAAGATGAGCATCTTGTTTGAGCTACCATATTGGAAGGATCTGAAATTGCCACACAATCTTGATGTCATGCACATTGAAAAGAACATTTGTGAGAGCTTATTCGGGACTTGATTAAACATAGATGGCAAGTCCAAGGACACACTTAAGGCCCGCAAGGACTTAGAAGACATGAATATCAGAGAAGATCTACACTTGAATGATACGGGAAGTAGCGTAGAAAAGTATCATGCATGGTACACATTAACCAGAGATGAGAAACTTGAGTTTCTGCAATTCCTAGAATCTATTTGCTTCCCAGATGGATTTGCTGCAAATATATCAAAAGGTATAAGTAAAGATGGGAAAATAACTGGGTTGAAGACACACGActaccatattcttcttcagagaatACTCCCGATTGGAATGCGAGGATTTCTGCACAAAGATATATGTGATGCACTTCTGCAGCTTGGTAGTTTTTTTCGCCAATTATGCTCCAAGACATTGAAGCTGGATATCTTGGATAAGTTGGAACAACAAATAGTAATTGTGTTGTGCAAACTAGAAATGATTCTCCCACCTGCATTCTTTGATATCAGCGTGCACTTAGCAGtgcatctaccacaacaagcaaggctTGGAGGTCCTGTACAATACAGATGGATGTTCTTCGTTGAAAGGTAGCTTGTTCTTCATAACATTAGTCCTTCCACCCTTTACAGTTCTATTAGTGTGTAAAAATGTGTTGTAGTAAGAAAATTTGGGCTGCAGGTTCCTTGGTACTTTGAAAGGCATGGTGAGCAATAGGGCACACCTAGAGGGTTCAATTGCTGAAGCTTATGTTATGAAGGAGTGCTCAACATTCTGCTCCATGTATCTACATGGAATTGAGACAAGGTTCAATAGACAAGAGCGGAACTTTGATGGGGAGAGACAACCACTTGATCGTTTCTCGGTATTCTCAACTAGTTTCCGTGCTTTTGGCCATAGGGATGACCTTATGTTAACACAAGATCAGTATGATTCTTTGTCTTGGTATGTGCTAAATAATTGTGAGGAACTACAAGAATACCTATAGTAAGTATACATGTTATAAACTTTAAGTTATAATTATACATCCTCAACTAGTTAGAAACTCATCCCTCGACATTTCTTTCTAGTGAGCATGAGGATGCCCTACTGGTTGAAGGTGCAGATAATATTGAAAATAGGCAACATGAACAGTTTGGTTCATGGCTGCGCCAAAGAGTAAGTCCTGTCTCAGGTTATTTCGAATTATTATTGATACTTATGATTTATTTATGTTGCCACAATATATCTAATTACTATGTAACTCGTGGTTTATTTATGTTGACGTAGCAAATCTGATTTCCCTATCTTCCTAATATAAACAATCTGGGTATTGTTCCATTCTTTTAATTCTATGGCAGATGGGACCTGGACGAACAGTCCGGCCACCAAGAAATGCCCCGCAATCTCAAGGTCAACATTCTGGGAGTACCTCAGCATCAAAATCTAGGAAGGTACGTGGGATAAATAAGGGAAAGGGCTTGGAGCGTTTGATCAAAAGGGCAGGTCATCCACTAAACTTGACCATCTCCGAAGAGAGAAGACCTATTGGAGAAAATAATGAATTACTTTCCAGAGAGATTGGACTTCTTACACGGTACCATGCACCTATCCAACGTGCCGGGTGGCATAGtctgactgaggatgataaggagccATTGTATGAACTTCTAAAGGTATGTAAGATTATCAAACTTTCTAACTTAGAATATGTATAGTTTTAACTTTGAGTTCTTTCTTCGTAGCTTAAGTTCAATCTTGATTTCACCCAAGATCATATCAAAGGCTGTGTGGATCTGCTATTCTCTTCAAGCTACAAAAGTTTCCATCACAAGTGTTATGAACATTATGTAAAATCTGGTGATGATGCTAGAAGCAATCCATATCCTCCCCTTATTGATAATAGAGTTGGAGACTGGATTTGGCTCTATGATCATTTTGAAACAGAAGAATTTAAGGTATGGTAGTCTTTGAATGGATGTCAAcagttttgcatctatcttatcacTTGACCCTGCCTTATTTGTTTACAAAAAACTACCATATGCAGAAACGGTCCACAATTGGGAAGGCTAACCGCTCAAACCTACCTTATGTTCACAAGAAGGGAACAAAGTCATTTGTAGCGGTTCAACATGAATTAGTAAGTCACTATTACTTATCTTTATCTTGTGTCACAATTGTGGTGAAAGCAGAATATCAAAACTTGTAGCTGTCTTATTATATTCATGTCTTTTGACTTTGAATCTTGTATTATCAGAATTGTGGCGATATCAGACTATACAAGGAGTGTTACTCTAGTGATAAGAAGGGATGGGCATCAGAAGATGCCAGGAATAAACATGTAAGTACCATGTAACAAATTAATTTCTGTTGAGAGAGATTAAGCAGTGGGAATACTTAGATACAAATGAGAACTAGAGAGCAAGAAATGGTTCTTGTACTTTTAAGTAGTAGTGATGGCAGAACTAGATGATGCACTATTATTAGGAAGATGTGCATGATATAGGTACAAATAATTATTAATGCAGGAAGAAATGTTGCAGAAGCAAAAGGAACCTATAGAGGAGGGTGAAGTACCTTTAACAGAGCAACAAATTTGTGAGCATGTGCTAGGTAAGGCATATGGTTACGTCAGAGGTCGGGGTCATGGACCAAAACCAAATAGAAGGGCTTACTCAAGCGCATCAAGCTCAACTCAGCATGTAGTGGAAGAATTGGCCTCTACAAAGGAGATTGTTGCTACGCAGCAAACTCAAATTGAGGCTCAACAATCTCAACTTGAAGCTCAACAGAAGAAGATCGATTGGCTACAAAGTGTCGTGTCTAACTTGGTTGGCATTTCACCTCCTATGGACGGCACTAGTGCAACAGGGCTAGGTTTCACAACTGAGCGGCCAATGCCATCTGACGGAATAGGTATGCAACACATCAATCtcaactatttttggtattttttattcaCTGAAAATACATGTAGCATATTGCCTTTTATAAAGCATTCCAATTTTTGCCACAGGTTCGCTGATGTCTAACTCTGTAGAAAGGATGTCAAGTTTTCCAAGATCATTTGCAAGGTAATGTTATTTTTCCCATGCTCTGGTATTTTAGATGATGCCTCCTACACCTGCAGCTTGCTTAGATATAGCAGTGTACTTGGTATCGAGATCTTCTAATCAAGATAGTTCTTGCTAATAATTCTGTAACAGAAAATGAAGATACTCATCATGAATATATGGACTTACAAATTCCAATGTATAGCTAGTAATACATGTATACATTTTCAACAGTCATTTGAGGCCAGGATATAGACCTGCTCCAACTTCTTCTTCTGATGGCAATGGTATGATCAGTTTGCCTCTGCTTCAAACAATCAAAATACTATGTGATTTGGCAAATTTCTTCATGATCTTAATCTTGATGGTCCAAATTTGTGAATCACAGGCTCTCTGGTGTCGGATGGAGGGTCCAGGTATTCATGATCAGGTTGCTAGCTTTATTTTATGTTGTTTACCTCACCAACCAAACACGCTCCTACAGTGCTTTCCCCTGGCCGACACGATTCAATGCTGCACTTTCCCTGATTTTCGTGCCTGCTACCACATCTCAAGAAAGGCACATTGCATTGCCAATTAATTCTTTGCCTTACCTAGTCATTCTATTAGTTAATCCCCGGCACAAGCTTGTCTTTCTCGTCTTGGGCGAATGACACGGCTTGGCACTAGTTAACTTGCCATTTCTTCATTGACGATTAGCTAGCCTTAAACACTACTGGCCTCTGAATTTTTGGGTGTGCCGGTGCACCTAGATCCACCCCGTTGCTTCTTCAAAATGCCAGATCAATCTACTTATCTGACTGAATTCTCTTGACCACATTTACTCTCGCTTAGTCGAGTTCTGCCACCACCCATGCATCTGGTTATTAACACCAGTTTAAGTTAATTTAATGTGCTCATTTTTATTTGATTAGTTTGCTGCAACGTTGATAATATTAAGTGTACGTAGATTAGCTCAAGTCTTGGATGTAATCAGGTATGCAGTCTGTTTACTTTTGCTAGACCTGACCTGACCATGTTCCTTAATGTTGGTTTCACACGATTCGTTAGTTCATTATCCAGCGACGTCTCTTGGTGGACAATTGGATAGTTATTGGTTTCTGACCCATGGGAGTTGGAGAATAATGTGATTCAGAGTTAGCTATGTACAAATGTATAGTAGAAATTAAAAGTAGGTAGGTGGCAAAGTAGGTAGGTGATTCAGAGTTAGCTACGTACAAATGTATTTCCTGTGTATGTGTGCAGTTTTTCTTCCTGTGATGTTGTTGAGCTTCTGAGCTATGGCAAAGCAGATCAAGTGACTGGCAATTTGGTGTCTCTAGCTTAGTTTATTGGCATGCTTGCACTCTTTCTGATGTTTGTTATGTCTGGTGTTGTTAATGAAATAACATGTGCTCTGGCCACCATTATATAGGAGATGACCTTGGAGGAGCAGCGGAAAGCAATACTCGCGCTAAAGACTGAGAAGAGAAAACTAGTTGGATCTAAAGAAAATTCAGTGTACAAATGCTAAATGTAATGTTTGGATCATATTGGGGTTTACTGAttggatcatatgttcagatcagtaCTAAACGTGGTACTGTACTTTGCAAATGCTAGAGTGGTATTTCCTACTTGCAAAACAAAATTCAGTTTAGCATGTAATGTTTGGATCATAAGTTTACAAATGTTGATTCTGAACTTCTGAATGTTGATTCTGAACTGCCAAATGTCTAAAATTCTGAGATTTCTTGCATACTGCAAATGTCAGCGTGTGACAATATATTGTACCTATGATATAGTTGCTTTCTCATGCCTGTAGTTACCAAGGTTTACAATTTTTTGGTTACAAAAGATGTCTAGTCTCCAACATGTAGTTGGTCTCTACATTCTTTTAGTCACCAAGCCTTGGCTGGTCACTTGATATCTCTAGCCACTAACCATGTACATGGTTGCTGTACATTTTTAGCAACCAAGTCGTCCATGGTCTCTAGATGTCATCAGTCACCAAGTCTCCCTTGGTCCCTAGATGCCATTAGTCACCAGATTTGGTTGGTAGCTATTGGTATGACATTTAGTGACCAGGGTTCTCAATGTTGGTCGCTCAATATCTATAGCGACTAGACTATAGCCACCACGAAGCGACCAAGTAGTGTTGGTACCAATAGACCACTAGCCACCAATTTTGTACCTTTAGCAACCGATCACCTTGGTGGCTAAAACTCATGTCTCTAGTAGTGGTACTATGTTATTTTGCATTATGAAGATAGTaagttagactagtgtcatatgcatgacactagtataagttactccccactatgagcaGCCTTAATACTTCCACTCTAATGGAGTACACGTAGCAAGGAGATGACTAGGACTCCAGCACCATCAGGTCAATGTGCTTGCGTGGCAATGCAATCCGCAGCATGCTTCACTTCTGCATTGTCTGTCCCTAAAACTCTAATCAAATGGATATCTTTATGTTTACCTGAGATGATATTGGATCCATAAATTTTAAAATCTTCATATTTTAGTAGGTACTCGCACTTTGAAAGTAGGCTAGACAATTCTCAACCACAACTGTATTTAAAACTTCATACTTGGTATAGGTTTTTGCACTTTGAAAGTTCACCCCTGGAGTGACCTCGACCACAACAGTGCGTTGCAGCAGTAGTCGTATTTTATCATCAGTCAACTGAAAGATTATATCTTAGTCACGGCTGACCAAATTAGCGCACAAAAACAGGTACTAGCGCTACTTATTTTAAATTAAGTCTTTCCTTTTGAGGTAAGATAAGTTATTTTAGTTAGGAGTGCACTGCCTTCGTGTGAACTCACTGGCTTTCCTTTGTCTATTTTCATGACCAGGGATCATGCTACGCATATGACACCTTCAGAACAATTGGGTTCTCCTATCAGAAACATAACAACAGACAGTTCTTTGCCAGATGCTGGGGATGATTTTCTGTCCAAAGAAGGACTGGATCTATGGGACAAACACTTCAAGCCTGCTGAAGGAGCTGACAAAGTGATTCAACTCCTGATAGCTTTAGTTGGGCTAAATCACTTTTGTCCTCTCAACTCTGGAACTACATCATTGAGGGATCTATTGACAAAAAGTTCATTCCTTTTGCACTGCCTGACTCCTGTATCTCTGGTCATACTCCTACTTGTCAGCTACTTAATGTGGAGCAGGAGGTCTCCTTAGGTCAGCCGGCTACGCCAAAGCACACTAATGTTGAAGAGGATCATGGAGCTCGCTCAGCTAGCACGTCTATTGTGTATGCTCGAAAGAAGAGGAAAGACAAGGCTCCTATCTATGAAACTGAGGTACGCAGAAGTTAAAGATTAAAAGAGGCTAATAAAGGTTTTAAGGGCAGAGTTTGCAAAGATAAAAATTGACTACCTTGCAGCACTGATCCACCTGCCTTGACATCAAGAGTTATAAAaaatctctttgtttccttttgcaAGGCTAATGCTAAGGACTGCACTGATGAGATGCTCCAGCGGcctaagaagaagaaagaagccaaGGGAGCGCAGAAGAAGCCTGCAATCTTTCGGCCTTAAATCTTTAGTTGCACTCTTGCTACTTTTGTAATGAAGTTGGACCAGAATCTTAGCTCTATTGGCACTAAGATGTGTATTTTAATTGGGAACCTTGCTGTGTGGTCCTCCTTTTGTGAGAGTACTGTAagaacttgatacgtctccgtcgtatctacttttccaaacacttttacccttattttggactctaacttgcatgatttgaatggaactaacccagactgacgctgttttcagcagaattgccatggtgttatttttgtgcagaagtaaaagttctcggaatgacatgaaaatcaacggagaattattttggaatatataaaaaagacTGGAAGAaatatccacgtcaggggggcctccacctatccacgagggtgggggcgcgccctacccccctgggcacgcccccctgcctcgtgggccccctgacgctccaccgacctcaaccctgactccatatattcactttcagggagaaaaaaatcagggagaaagattcatcgcgttttacgatacggagccgccgccaagccctaaagtctctcgggagggctgatctggagtgagttcggggctccggagaggggaatctatcgtcgtcgtcaccatcaaccatcctccatcaccaatttcatgatgctcaccgccgtgcatgagtaatttcatcgtaggctt
It encodes:
- the LOC119299182 gene encoding uncharacterized protein LOC119299182, producing the protein MGPGRTVRPPRNAPQSQGQHSGSTSASKSRKVRGINKGKGLERLIKRAGHPLNLTISEERRPIGENNELLSREIGLLTRYHAPIQRAGWHSLTEDDKEPLYELLKLKFNLDFTQDHIKGCVDLLFSSSYKSFHHKCYEHYVKSGDDARSNPYPPLIDNRVGDWIWLYDHFETEEFKKRSTIGKANRSNLPYVHKKGTKSFVAVQHELNCGDIRLYKECYSSDKKGWASEDARNKHEEMLQKQKEPIEEGEVPLTEQQICEHVLGKAYGYVRGRGHGPKPNRRAYSSASSSTQHVVEELASTKEIVATQQTQIEAQQSQLEAQQKKIDWLQSVVSNLVGISPPMDGTSATGLGFTTERPMPSDGIGMQHINLNYFWFADV